Proteins from a genomic interval of Shewanella seohaensis:
- a CDS encoding TonB-dependent receptor plug domain-containing protein: MRANVTLAKAIRFALIGGATSVALSTSVAIAAEDGAKVERIEVTGSRIKRTDMETATPVTVLSADDMAKQGFTNVQDALQSLTSTTGAMTTQSVHGFTPAASSISLRNAGASRTLTLINGKRLNQYPKPAGGTDNFVDTANLPMEAVARIEVLQSGGSAIYGADAVGGVVNIILKRDFEGVALKYRHGDTTEGGGQSDRIALSLGSSSERGNVSTFIELTDTERLAATDRAVFGLDTDKVPHSKYSQYSSYGARIAAQQAADGTTPTGQRVLTQNECEAGGFLWTGKTCGYDRSKMRDLSPESTRFISSTNFNYELADNLSFVGRLDFAQAKSTTLIEPMGIDNYTVNVAGDKITLGVDSDSSLTKTFDKTTGLGGDFKNAGDGDYTYIRRLHEFGNRGGETNTRNYFFTAGLEGVIADDYSWDTSINYGRTNVDVYSSGFATVGGLFNYLAEGTNGRSLLSSISKDDVKSVAYTPFEKAQSTQKNVQANISGPAFELPAGPADFAFGAEYTIQDYASESDSESVKGNILSRGGSSGSGERSYWATYMELKLPVVDNLVVDAALRYDRYDDFGGNVSPQLTVEYRPIDELLVRGSVSKVFRAPDMHRVYGDATKAFSTVIDFKQCQALGGTPSQPNSDPNLHKICNELNIDITTGANKELEAETGYTANIGAVYGGESLNASLDIWEWKLDDMVSDISASKAAREYETYENMITRDALGTITHINTVAQNLAYQKVRGLDLTAGYGWDVGDFGELKLNFNGTYILLSEGQTDPTAAIDDDIDDGGLPQYKANIILGWYVNDFETTLGAYHTARMHGVGYKSFKKAALDKGQPFDESANEIASQTKWNLTSAYNITDSIKVTGGVMNLFNAGPNFDPTDTGWPHYNRSSYDARGREWFIEGEVKF, encoded by the coding sequence ATGCGTGCTAATGTAACATTAGCCAAAGCGATTCGCTTTGCGTTAATTGGTGGAGCAACCTCTGTAGCATTATCAACTTCAGTTGCCATCGCTGCAGAAGACGGTGCTAAAGTTGAACGAATCGAAGTAACAGGCTCACGTATTAAACGTACCGATATGGAAACTGCAACACCAGTAACCGTATTAAGTGCTGATGATATGGCTAAACAAGGCTTTACTAACGTGCAAGATGCATTACAAAGCCTAACTTCAACCACTGGTGCAATGACTACTCAGTCAGTACATGGTTTTACTCCAGCAGCATCATCAATCAGTTTACGTAACGCAGGTGCCAGCAGAACATTAACTCTGATTAACGGTAAGCGTTTAAATCAATATCCTAAGCCAGCAGGCGGTACTGATAACTTCGTTGATACTGCAAACTTACCAATGGAAGCCGTTGCCAGAATCGAAGTGTTACAATCTGGCGGTTCTGCGATCTATGGTGCCGATGCTGTTGGTGGTGTAGTTAACATTATTTTAAAAAGAGACTTCGAAGGCGTTGCTTTAAAATATCGTCATGGTGACACTACTGAAGGTGGTGGACAAAGTGACCGTATCGCCTTATCTCTGGGTTCATCTTCTGAACGTGGTAACGTATCGACCTTTATCGAACTTACTGATACTGAACGCTTAGCAGCCACCGACCGTGCCGTTTTTGGTTTAGATACCGATAAAGTTCCGCACAGTAAATATTCACAGTACAGCTCATATGGTGCACGCATCGCAGCGCAACAAGCGGCAGATGGAACGACGCCAACAGGTCAACGTGTTTTAACACAAAATGAATGTGAAGCTGGTGGATTCCTTTGGACTGGTAAAACCTGTGGTTATGACCGTTCAAAAATGCGTGATTTGTCTCCAGAAAGCACTCGTTTTATCAGTTCAACCAACTTCAACTATGAGCTTGCTGATAATTTAAGCTTTGTTGGACGTCTTGATTTTGCACAAGCAAAATCGACAACACTTATCGAACCAATGGGGATTGATAACTACACAGTCAACGTTGCTGGTGACAAAATTACACTAGGCGTTGATAGCGATAGTTCTCTCACCAAAACATTCGATAAAACCACGGGTCTAGGTGGTGATTTCAAAAATGCTGGTGATGGTGATTATACCTATATTCGTCGTTTACATGAGTTTGGTAACCGTGGTGGCGAAACCAATACACGCAACTACTTCTTCACCGCTGGTTTAGAGGGCGTGATCGCTGATGATTACTCATGGGATACCTCTATCAATTACGGCCGTACTAACGTTGATGTTTACAGCAGTGGTTTTGCGACCGTTGGTGGATTATTCAACTATTTAGCAGAAGGTACTAATGGCCGTTCTTTATTATCATCAATCAGTAAAGATGATGTGAAGAGCGTTGCGTACACGCCATTTGAAAAAGCCCAATCGACTCAGAAAAACGTTCAAGCCAACATTTCAGGTCCAGCATTTGAGTTACCAGCTGGTCCAGCTGATTTCGCTTTTGGTGCTGAATACACCATCCAGGATTACGCCTCAGAATCTGATTCTGAGTCTGTAAAAGGCAATATTTTAAGCCGTGGTGGCTCATCGGGTTCAGGTGAACGCTCTTATTGGGCAACATACATGGAATTAAAACTTCCTGTTGTTGACAATCTAGTCGTTGATGCCGCGCTTCGCTATGACAGATATGATGATTTCGGTGGTAACGTTTCACCTCAGCTAACTGTTGAATACCGCCCAATTGATGAACTGCTGGTTCGTGGTTCTGTGAGTAAAGTGTTCCGCGCTCCAGATATGCACCGCGTTTATGGCGATGCAACAAAAGCTTTCTCAACGGTAATTGACTTTAAACAATGTCAGGCTCTAGGTGGTACGCCATCTCAGCCAAACTCAGATCCAAATCTCCATAAAATTTGTAACGAGCTGAACATTGACATCACAACTGGCGCTAACAAAGAGTTAGAAGCTGAAACAGGCTACACAGCCAATATCGGTGCCGTCTATGGTGGTGAGAGCCTAAATGCGTCTTTAGACATTTGGGAGTGGAAACTGGATGACATGGTGAGTGACATTTCTGCCAGTAAAGCCGCTCGTGAGTATGAAACGTACGAAAATATGATCACCCGTGATGCATTAGGTACTATTACTCACATTAATACCGTTGCTCAAAACCTTGCATATCAGAAAGTCCGTGGTCTTGACTTAACAGCAGGTTATGGCTGGGATGTTGGCGATTTTGGCGAACTGAAATTGAACTTCAACGGTACTTATATTTTACTGTCTGAAGGTCAGACCGATCCTACTGCAGCAATCGATGATGATATTGACGATGGTGGCTTACCACAATACAAGGCCAATATCATTCTAGGTTGGTACGTTAATGATTTTGAAACCACATTAGGTGCTTACCACACGGCTAGAATGCATGGTGTGGGCTATAAATCATTTAAGAAAGCTGCATTGGACAAAGGTCAACCGTTTGATGAAAGTGCAAACGAAATTGCCTCGCAAACTAAGTGGAACTTAACATCGGCTTATAACATTACCGATTCAATTAAAGTCACGGGCGGCGTAATGAACTTGTTCAATGCTGGACCAAACTTTGACCCAACAGACACGGGTTGGCCACACTATAACCGCTCATCTTATGATGCACGTGGTCGTGAATGGTTTATTGAAGGTGAAGTGAAATTCTAA
- a CDS encoding beta-ketoacyl-ACP synthase III, whose protein sequence is MKQVVISGSGLFTPPHSISNEALVESFNAYVDMFNLENAGLIEQGHVEPLSYSSSEFIEKASGIKHRYVMVKDGILDPEIMMPLIPERSSDELSMQAEIGVEAAVMALKQADVKAEQIDLVIVACAYTQRAYPAMAIEIQRALGTRGYGYDMQVACSSATFAIVAAANAIATGSASRVLVINPEICSAQVNYRDRDSHFIFGDVATAMVLEEQSLVAANKGFNIVSSRCFTDYSNNIRSNFGFLNRCDPSSAHQADKLFHQQGRKVFKELLPMIYQHLDEQLAEQSLTPQSFKRLWLHQANINMNQFVVKKLLGDEVTPEQAPVVLDEYANTASAGSVIAFHKYSADFNAGDLGLLSSFGAGYSIGSVILQKR, encoded by the coding sequence ATGAAACAGGTCGTTATTTCTGGCAGCGGTTTATTTACGCCGCCACACAGTATTTCAAATGAAGCTTTGGTGGAGAGCTTCAACGCCTATGTCGATATGTTTAACCTTGAAAATGCAGGGTTAATTGAGCAGGGCCATGTCGAGCCGCTGTCTTATTCCTCCAGTGAGTTTATCGAGAAGGCCTCGGGCATCAAACACAGATATGTGATGGTTAAAGATGGTATTCTCGATCCTGAAATCATGATGCCGCTTATTCCTGAGCGCAGCAGTGACGAGTTATCTATGCAGGCCGAAATTGGGGTTGAGGCGGCAGTGATGGCGCTTAAACAAGCGGATGTGAAGGCCGAGCAAATCGATTTAGTGATCGTTGCCTGTGCTTATACGCAGCGCGCTTATCCTGCGATGGCGATTGAAATACAGCGGGCACTGGGGACCCGTGGCTATGGTTACGATATGCAGGTTGCCTGTTCTTCAGCCACCTTTGCCATTGTGGCCGCCGCCAATGCGATTGCAACGGGCTCGGCTTCACGGGTGTTAGTGATTAACCCCGAAATTTGTTCGGCGCAGGTGAACTATCGTGACCGTGACAGTCACTTTATCTTCGGAGATGTGGCGACCGCTATGGTGCTTGAAGAGCAAAGCCTAGTGGCCGCCAATAAGGGCTTTAACATTGTTTCAAGCCGTTGTTTTACTGACTACTCAAACAATATTCGCAGTAATTTCGGGTTTTTAAATCGCTGCGATCCAAGCTCGGCGCATCAGGCGGATAAGTTATTCCACCAACAGGGCCGCAAAGTCTTTAAAGAACTGTTGCCGATGATCTACCAACATTTAGACGAGCAATTGGCCGAGCAATCCCTCACGCCACAGTCCTTTAAACGTTTGTGGTTGCACCAAGCCAACATCAACATGAACCAATTTGTGGTGAAAAAGCTGCTAGGGGATGAGGTAACGCCTGAGCAAGCGCCCGTAGTGCTCGACGAGTATGCCAATACCGCCTCCGCTGGCTCGGTGATTGCCTTCCATAAATATTCCGCTGACTTTAATGCGGGCGATTTAGGGCTATTAAGCTCCTTTGGCGCGGGTTACTCCATCGGTAGCGTGATCCTGCAAAAGCGCTAA
- a CDS encoding TDT family transporter, which translates to MTSKRKRWTAQAAKLPSPMGGLALAIASLGWTWESVMPSLNGWGQLMGAAIASVLLMLLAAKFILHPSVLKNELSHPVVGSVIPTFAMALMVVSNLLGHYFPHAGLILWLTAIVIHVIFLGAFIYYRAIDFKLEHMVPSWFVPPIGIIVAAVSFPSNGAPWLVNLILAFGMLAYLVMLPLMLYRLIFCQAVPDAAKPTIAILAAPASLSLAGYLTVCEQPSIALVAILASIAVLMTAVIYLAFFHLLTLPFSPGYAAFTFPMVIGATALFKTAHWLAQFSQMNELSQWVKLLADFELGVATLVVCYVAIRYLIHYLPNPIDYIFTNQHVEYK; encoded by the coding sequence ATGACTTCAAAACGTAAACGCTGGACAGCACAGGCAGCAAAATTACCTAGCCCTATGGGCGGACTCGCCCTCGCGATTGCAAGCTTAGGTTGGACTTGGGAGAGTGTGATGCCCTCACTCAATGGTTGGGGCCAACTGATGGGGGCAGCCATTGCCTCAGTGTTACTCATGCTGCTTGCGGCAAAATTTATACTGCATCCTTCAGTGCTGAAAAACGAACTCAGCCATCCGGTCGTCGGTAGTGTGATCCCGACATTCGCCATGGCCTTGATGGTAGTGTCGAACCTACTCGGCCATTATTTCCCCCATGCAGGCTTAATCCTTTGGCTAACCGCCATTGTTATCCATGTCATCTTTTTAGGCGCCTTTATTTACTACCGCGCTATCGACTTCAAACTCGAACATATGGTGCCCAGCTGGTTTGTGCCACCCATTGGCATCATAGTGGCGGCAGTATCCTTCCCAAGTAATGGCGCGCCTTGGTTAGTGAACTTAATCTTGGCCTTCGGCATGCTCGCATATTTAGTCATGTTGCCATTGATGCTCTATCGATTAATCTTCTGTCAGGCCGTGCCCGATGCCGCTAAACCAACGATTGCTATCCTCGCCGCGCCAGCCAGTTTATCGTTAGCGGGCTACTTAACTGTGTGCGAGCAACCTTCGATTGCCTTGGTCGCCATATTGGCCAGTATTGCAGTATTGATGACTGCAGTGATTTATCTCGCTTTTTTCCATCTGCTCACATTACCCTTTAGTCCTGGCTATGCTGCCTTCACCTTTCCCATGGTGATCGGCGCGACGGCACTGTTTAAAACCGCCCACTGGCTCGCGCAATTTAGTCAAATGAACGAGCTCAGCCAATGGGTAAAATTACTTGCCGACTTCGAACTCGGTGTTGCAACCTTAGTCGTTTGTTATGTCGCTATACGGTATTTAATCCATTACTTACCCAACCCAATTGATTATATTTTTACCAACCAGCATGTTGAGTATAAATAA
- a CDS encoding RDD family protein yields MKQQQTDLGKDPRTMVTPKAFTIAESVLYTPLATPLRRALAMLIDGLFITILAEQMDWLFVLLVVGIIYIEKRSRQFGRLLKWGLYAAMLGLMLFSSAGNLWNFHQSNQSSREKVSAPQDINAVVKAIPDLVSLGLCDNIDCAREQIRALQQTLENVPMEGMSAAERRDMVLDTLASTELSDADKAQLRDEMMAGSLWPEVKVFEVTLDSTKGSVKNSTKDLAKDPSTLSPPPQPSPSLANLSPAGKLDAVPVSEPLTDGLAHAQTDNRAAMENAPLVPDANLNPLHQTESRNSEANDEEENDTRSVLAWIKGFMSDMGLGFGWAAFYFTVFTAKFDGQTLGKKLLGIRVIQLDGAKISLWGAFGRYGGYAAGFTTGLLGFMQIFWDANRQGIQDKISSTVVIDLAQMHKKQQLEQQQAQAEYALAAVPTQNNATSAHLTTSTRSEHL; encoded by the coding sequence ATGAAGCAACAACAAACGGACCTGGGCAAAGATCCAAGAACTATGGTCACCCCTAAGGCATTCACTATTGCCGAATCTGTGCTTTACACCCCGCTAGCGACGCCATTAAGGCGGGCGCTGGCGATGTTAATCGACGGTTTATTCATCACTATTTTAGCCGAACAAATGGATTGGCTGTTTGTTCTGCTGGTGGTGGGGATTATTTATATCGAGAAACGCAGTCGCCAATTTGGCCGCTTACTCAAATGGGGCCTTTATGCTGCCATGCTGGGATTAATGCTCTTTAGCTCGGCGGGAAATTTGTGGAATTTCCATCAATCGAATCAATCCTCCCGCGAAAAGGTCTCCGCGCCCCAGGATATTAATGCTGTTGTTAAGGCGATTCCAGATCTCGTCTCTCTCGGACTCTGTGACAATATCGATTGTGCCCGTGAACAGATCCGTGCTTTGCAGCAGACGCTCGAAAATGTGCCCATGGAGGGAATGTCGGCAGCTGAGCGTCGCGATATGGTATTAGATACTTTAGCGAGCACGGAGTTATCCGATGCCGATAAAGCGCAGTTACGTGATGAAATGATGGCGGGCAGCCTCTGGCCTGAGGTGAAGGTGTTTGAAGTCACCCTAGACTCCACCAAGGGCTCTGTGAAAAATTCAACAAAGGATTTAGCTAAGGATCCAAGCACATTATCACCGCCTCCACAGCCAAGTCCGTCGCTCGCAAATCTGTCGCCCGCTGGCAAGCTTGACGCCGTTCCCGTATCTGAACCGCTAACCGATGGATTAGCCCACGCTCAAACCGATAATCGAGCGGCCATGGAAAACGCTCCCTTAGTTCCTGACGCCAACCTCAATCCTTTGCATCAAACCGAAAGCCGCAACAGTGAAGCCAATGATGAGGAAGAGAATGACACCCGCAGTGTGCTGGCGTGGATCAAAGGCTTTATGAGCGATATGGGTTTAGGCTTTGGCTGGGCCGCATTTTACTTCACTGTGTTTACCGCCAAATTTGATGGTCAGACCTTAGGTAAGAAACTCTTAGGCATCCGTGTTATCCAACTCGATGGCGCTAAAATCAGCCTTTGGGGAGCATTTGGCCGTTATGGCGGTTATGCGGCGGGCTTCACGACGGGCTTACTGGGCTTTATGCAGATATTTTGGGATGCCAATCGGCAGGGGATCCAAGATAAAATATCTTCCACAGTCGTGATAGACTTAGCGCAAATGCATAAAAAGCAACAATTAGAGCAGCAACAGGCGCAGGCTGAATACGCATTGGCCGCCGTGCCAACACAGAATAATGCGACGTCTGCTCACCTTACAACAAGCACCCGTTCGGAGCACCTATGA
- a CDS encoding DUF5916 domain-containing protein, with protein sequence MIWALLLKTFLPLVLSTAVFLSSPSLAGSASQFQLTIPTLEDAAEIDGEFDEAVWQHAAQAELRYETQPAENTAAPVYTEARIYATQTSLFVAFTAKDSLPQHIRATLKDRDNLWGDDLVGIKLDTFNNARLAYQFFINPLGVQLDSIENELTGEESEAWDGIWKTAGKMTAEGYQVEVELPLRLFNFDDKKPVQEWGFELIRYYPRNENHRISTHRIDRNISCQLCQLGVATGLASAKQGQDLQITPSFVANRNEQKSENGWQAKNNYEPGLDLRWGINSRTLLNATINPDFSQVESDAGQLDINSTFALFFDEKRPFFLDNKDYFDTQVNLLHTRNIVSPDYGLKLTSQTEQHTWALLAANDSQTTFLMPGNLSSEVTSLAEESLNLVARYRFDMDKTFSFGGLITAKSSADNQLTAFAEQNDYHNYVMSLDAKYQPTAQDIFTAQVAQSQTRYPTALYQQFCGNVEGELTEGLLCGQTPLSCELGQCQVNEQVLRSQSDRDFSGALYQLTYEHNARDWFAYGEYHDVSPDFRADLGFVEKIDYRTFMAGGGLIWYPETVFNKIKFGGDWDITHNQAGEQLEQEFEIFWEMYGALQSELSFGIETRERVGPRHDSAQLAVLGNSNQYQETQGWLYGAITPTSALSLELEIHYGDEIDFLNDRLGTKTLINPIFKWKIANGLSVDVSHQYQYMEVEQDKLFSANLSDVRLHWQLSLHSFIRLSSIYTQIERNLAQYLYSTPDSEEAHLGNEILYGYKLNPQSVFYLGYSDSLTSDDELTRLTRDEKTYFMKLSYAWLL encoded by the coding sequence GCGGCGCCCGTTTACACCGAGGCCAGAATCTACGCGACCCAAACCAGCCTATTTGTGGCCTTTACCGCCAAAGACAGTCTGCCACAACATATCCGCGCCACCCTCAAGGACAGGGATAATCTTTGGGGCGACGATCTGGTAGGGATAAAACTCGATACCTTTAACAACGCGCGTTTGGCCTATCAGTTTTTTATCAATCCACTGGGCGTGCAACTAGACTCGATAGAAAATGAGCTCACGGGCGAAGAGAGCGAAGCTTGGGATGGCATTTGGAAAACCGCCGGTAAAATGACCGCCGAGGGTTACCAAGTTGAAGTCGAACTGCCTTTACGGCTATTTAACTTTGACGATAAAAAGCCTGTTCAAGAATGGGGATTTGAGCTGATCCGCTATTATCCACGCAATGAAAACCATCGTATCTCCACCCATAGAATCGATCGCAACATCAGTTGCCAGCTCTGTCAGCTCGGCGTCGCCACGGGTTTAGCCTCCGCCAAGCAAGGGCAAGATCTGCAAATTACCCCGTCCTTTGTCGCCAATCGCAATGAGCAAAAAAGCGAAAATGGTTGGCAAGCGAAAAACAATTATGAACCCGGGCTCGATTTACGCTGGGGTATCAACTCACGCACCTTGCTAAATGCCACCATTAACCCCGATTTCTCCCAGGTGGAGTCTGATGCTGGCCAGCTCGATATTAACAGCACTTTTGCGCTGTTTTTTGATGAGAAACGCCCCTTCTTCCTCGACAATAAAGACTACTTCGATACCCAAGTGAATCTGCTGCATACCCGCAATATTGTATCGCCGGACTATGGGCTTAAACTCACCAGCCAAACCGAGCAACACACTTGGGCATTGCTGGCCGCTAATGACAGCCAAACCACCTTTTTGATGCCGGGGAATTTAAGCTCTGAGGTCACCTCTTTAGCAGAGGAAAGTCTTAATCTGGTGGCGCGTTACCGCTTCGACATGGATAAAACCTTCTCCTTTGGTGGGCTAATCACGGCCAAGAGCAGTGCCGACAACCAACTGACAGCATTTGCCGAGCAAAATGATTATCACAATTATGTCATGAGCTTAGATGCAAAATACCAACCGACAGCCCAGGATATTTTTACCGCTCAAGTTGCACAGTCGCAGACCCGCTACCCTACTGCCCTGTATCAACAGTTTTGTGGCAATGTGGAGGGAGAACTGACAGAAGGGCTACTCTGCGGCCAAACGCCGTTAAGCTGTGAGCTCGGCCAATGCCAAGTGAATGAGCAAGTGTTACGTAGCCAATCGGATCGGGATTTCAGTGGCGCCCTGTATCAACTGACCTATGAACACAACGCCCGCGATTGGTTTGCCTACGGCGAGTACCACGACGTGTCTCCCGATTTTCGCGCCGATTTAGGCTTTGTGGAAAAAATTGATTACCGCACCTTTATGGCCGGTGGTGGCTTAATTTGGTATCCCGAAACCGTATTTAACAAGATTAAATTCGGCGGCGACTGGGATATCACCCACAATCAAGCAGGAGAGCAGCTAGAGCAAGAGTTTGAAATCTTTTGGGAAATGTATGGCGCGCTACAGAGTGAGTTATCCTTTGGGATAGAAACTCGGGAACGCGTCGGCCCACGCCATGACAGCGCGCAACTGGCAGTATTAGGTAACAGCAATCAATACCAAGAAACCCAAGGCTGGCTTTACGGCGCGATTACGCCCACCTCGGCCCTGAGTCTTGAGCTGGAGATCCATTACGGCGATGAGATTGACTTCCTTAACGATCGATTAGGCACAAAAACCTTAATCAATCCGATATTCAAATGGAAAATTGCCAACGGCCTGTCGGTGGATGTTTCCCATCAATATCAATATATGGAAGTCGAGCAGGATAAACTCTTTAGCGCAAATCTCTCGGATGTGCGCCTGCACTGGCAATTGAGTCTGCACAGCTTTATTCGCCTATCGAGCATTTACACCCAAATCGAGCGTAATCTTGCGCAGTATTTGTATTCGACACCCGATAGCGAAGAGGCACACTTAGGGAATGAAATCCTCTACGGCTACAAACTCAACCCCCAGAGCGTGTTCTATTTGGGCTATTCCGACAGTTTAACCTCGGATGATGAGCTCACGCGGCTCACTCGGGATGAGAAAACCTATTTTATGAAGCTAAGTTACGCCTGGTTACTCTAG
- a CDS encoding methyltransferase has translation MSFYHIPKALSAFDAKFEAQKIAFGPISFQVAHCLLKFEVLATIDQAGEQGVSIAQLAQTSVLNEYALGVILDMGLSMGLVWLNGDAYVLDKTGYFLLHDDMTAINLNFVQDVCYQGLFQLDKALVAGKPAGLAVFGDWQTIYPALKDLPAEAKASWFAFDHYYSDHAFPQILPLVFAHLPKHLVDIGGNTGKWALSCCEFDPEVEVTLMDFPGQLAVAKDNAVKHGFAERIHTFATDLLDESRPFVEGADTYWMSQFLDCFSLEQILSILQRTAQAMTPNSQLFIVETFWDRQPSAASAYCVNATSLYFTAMANGNSRMYHSKDLITLLHQAGLYVDEDTDNLGLGHTLLRCKRKP, from the coding sequence ATGTCCTTCTATCACATCCCGAAAGCCTTAAGTGCCTTTGATGCCAAATTTGAGGCGCAAAAAATCGCCTTTGGCCCCATCAGTTTTCAGGTTGCCCATTGCCTGCTGAAATTTGAAGTATTAGCCACCATTGACCAAGCAGGCGAGCAAGGGGTAAGCATTGCCCAACTCGCGCAAACCAGTGTGTTAAACGAGTATGCCCTTGGCGTCATACTCGATATGGGATTGAGTATGGGACTGGTATGGCTCAATGGCGATGCCTATGTGCTCGATAAAACAGGCTATTTTTTACTGCACGATGATATGACGGCCATTAACCTCAATTTTGTGCAGGATGTATGTTATCAGGGACTGTTTCAACTCGATAAGGCACTAGTCGCGGGTAAACCTGCGGGCTTAGCGGTATTTGGCGATTGGCAGACGATTTACCCCGCCCTTAAGGATTTACCTGCTGAGGCTAAAGCCAGCTGGTTTGCCTTCGATCACTATTATTCTGACCACGCTTTTCCGCAGATTTTACCCTTAGTGTTTGCCCATTTGCCCAAGCATTTAGTCGATATTGGCGGAAATACAGGGAAATGGGCGCTAAGCTGCTGCGAGTTTGATCCAGAGGTTGAAGTCACTCTGATGGACTTCCCCGGTCAATTAGCCGTTGCCAAAGACAATGCCGTCAAGCATGGCTTTGCCGAGCGGATCCACACCTTTGCCACCGATTTGCTCGATGAATCACGCCCCTTTGTCGAAGGCGCCGATACCTATTGGATGAGCCAGTTCCTCGACTGCTTCTCTTTGGAGCAAATCCTCAGCATTTTGCAACGCACCGCTCAGGCGATGACGCCAAACAGTCAGTTGTTCATTGTCGAAACCTTCTGGGACAGACAACCCTCCGCCGCCTCAGCCTATTGCGTCAATGCGACTAGCTTGTATTTTACTGCGATGGCTAATGGCAATAGCCGTATGTACCACTCTAAGGACTTGATAACGTTACTACATCAAGCGGGCTTATATGTCGATGAAGACACTGACAACCTTGGTCTGGGGCATACTTTGCTGCGTTGTAAACGAAAACCTTAA